A genomic region of Raphanus sativus cultivar WK10039 chromosome 6, ASM80110v3, whole genome shotgun sequence contains the following coding sequences:
- the LOC130496500 gene encoding early nodulin-93-like, which yields MVNRSQQSLFLIGSPDEIDKIKRAETSQQAGAIAGAKAAAVAAVASAIPTLAAVRVFPWAKANLNYTAQALIVSSASIAAFFITADKTILQGARRNTEAQLKKAQQESK from the exons ATGGTTAACCGGAGTCAGCAGAGCCTCTTCCTCATCGGATCTCCCGACGAGATCGATAAGATCAAACGAGCCGAAACCTCCCAGCAAg CCGGAGCAATCGCCGGAGCTAAAGCAGCCGCCGTTGCCGCCGTGGCTAGTGCGATTCCAACG TTGGCTGCGGTTCGTGTGTTCCCATGGGCTAAGGCTAACCTCAACTACACTGCTCAGGCTCTCATTGTATCTTCAG CGTCCATCGCTGCCTTCTTCATAACTGCGGATAAAACTATTCTACAAGGTGCAAGGAGGAACACTGAGGCTCAGCTTAAGAAAGCTCAGCAAGAATCTAAATGA